The following coding sequences lie in one Arabidopsis thaliana chromosome 3, partial sequence genomic window:
- the ABCG17 gene encoding ABC-2 type transporter family protein, whose amino-acid sequence MLQRDAVIDVDESEIPPIPFVLAFNDLTYNVTLQQRFGLRFGHSPAKIKTLLNGITGEAKEGEILAILGASGAGKSTLIDALAGQIAEGSLKGTVTLNGEALQSRLLRVISAYVMQEDLLFPMLTVEETLMFAAEFRLPRSLSKSKKRNRVETLIDQLGLTTVKNTVIGDEGHRGVSGGERRRVSIGTDIIHDPIVLFLDEPTSGLDSTSAFMVVQVLKKIARSGSIVIMSIHQPSGRIMEFLDRVIVLSSGQIVFSDSPATLPLFFSEFGSPIPEKENIAEFTLDLIKDLEGSPEGTRGLVEFNRNWQHRKLRVSQEPHHNSSSLGEAINASISRGKLVSTSYRSIPSYVNPWWVETVILAKRYMINWTRTPELIGTRVFIVMMTGFLLATVYWKVDDSPRGVQERLSFFSFAMATMFYSCADGLPAFIQERYIFLRETAHNAYRRSSYVISHSLVTLPHLFALSIGFAATTFWFVGLNGGLAGFIYYLMIIFASFWSGCSFVTFVSGVIPNVMMSYMVTFGYLSYCLLFSGFYVNRDRIHLYWIWIHYISLLKYPYEAVLHNEFDDPSRCFVRGNQVFDNTIMEGVSETTKAKLLETMSGYLGMELTESTCLTTGSDLLKQHGIEQLDKWGCLWVTLAWGFFFRILFYFSLLLGSKNKRA is encoded by the coding sequence ATGCTGCAAAGAGACGCCGTGATCGATGTTGATGAATCTGAGATACCGCCCATTCCGTTCGTCCTTGCTTTCAACGACCTCACCTATAACGTCACTCTTCAACAGCGTTTTGGTCTTCGTTTCGGACATAGCCCTGCTAAGATAAAGACACTGCTCAATGGTATCACTGGAGAGGCTAAAGAAGGAGAGATCCTAGCCATTCTTGGTGCAAGCGGAGCTGGAAAATCAACGCTTATTGATGCATTAGCAGGACAAATAGCCGAAGGTAGCTTGAAAGGCACGGTAACTCTAAACGGAGAAGCTTTGCAATCTCGTTTGTTGAGAGTCATATCAGCTTATGTAATGCAAGAAGATCTCCTTTTCCCTATGCTCACAGTCGAAGAAACTCTAATGTTCGCTGCCGAATTTAGGCTTCCGCGAAGCTTaagcaaatcaaagaaaagaaacagagtagaAACCCTAATAGATCAATTAGGGCTCACAACTGTTAAAAACACTGTGATCGGAGATGAAGGCCATCGTGGTGTCTCCGGGGGAGAAAGAAGGCGTGTATCAATTGGGACCGATATTATTCACGATCCTATAGTCTTGTTCCTCGACGAACCAACCTCAGGACTAGACTCAACTAGTGCCTTCATGGTGGTGCAAGTCTTGAAAAAGATTGCACGTAGCGGCAGCATCGTAATTATGTCAATCCATCAGCCTAGTGGTCGGATTATGGAGTTTCTTGATCGTGTAATCGTCTTATCTTCTGGCCAGATTGTGTTTAGTGATTCTCCTGCTACTCTCCCTTTGTTCTTCTCGGAATTTGGTAGTCCCATACCGGAAAAAGAGAACATTGCGGAATTCACACTTGACCTAATCAAAGATCTTGAAGGATCTCCCGAAGGAACAAGAGGTTTAGTCGAATTCAATCGAAATTGGCAACATAGGAAGCTAAGAGTTAGTCAAGAACCTCACCATAACTCATCATCTTTGGGAGAAGCCATCAATGCAAGCATTTCAAGAGGCAAACTTGTCTCTACTTCATATAGATCTATTCCTTCATACGTAAATCCATGGTGGGTCGAAACCGTAATCTTAGCTAAACGCTACATGATAAACTGGACCCGAACGCCCGAGCTTATCGGAACACGAGTTTTCATAGTCATGATGACCGGTTTTCTCTTGGCTACGGTTTACTGGAAAGTAGATGACTCTCCTAGAGGCGTCCAAGAAAGGttaagcttcttctcctttgcaATGGCCACAATGTTTTACAGTTGCGCGGATGGCTTACCCGCTTTTATCCAAGAAAGATACATTTTCTTAAGAGAAACCGCGCATAACGCTTACCGAAGATCTTCCTACGTTATATCTCACTCTTTAGTAACTCTGCCTCATCTCTTCGCACTTTCCATAGGCTTTGCAGCGACCACGTTCTGGTTCGTTGGTCTAAACGGTGGTCTGGCAGGTTTTATCTACTATCTTATGATCATCTTCGCGTCCTTCTGGTCAGGATGCTCGTTTGTTACATTTGTCTCCGGTGTGATTCCAAACGTGATGATGAGTTACATGGTCACCTTTGGCTATCTCTCATACTGCCTCCTCTTCAGCGGATTCTACGTCAACCGTGATCGAATCCATCTTTATTGGATATGGATTCATTACATTTCTCTGCTAAAGTATCCCTACGAAGCTGTTCTGCACAACGAATTCGATGATCCCTCCCGTTGTTTCGTGAGAGGAAACCAAGTGTTTGATAATACAATAATGGAAGGAGTATCTGAAACGACAAAGGCTAAGCTTCTGGAGACAATGAGCGGTTACTTGGGGATGGAGTTAACGGAATCAACGTGTTTGACGACGGGCTCTGATTTGCTTAAGCAGCATGGAATTGAGCAGCTGGATAAATGGGGTTGCTTGTGGGTAACGTTAGCTTGGGGATTCTTCTTTAGgatcttgttttatttttcgttGTTGCTTGGAAGCAAGAATAAGAGGGCGTGA